The following coding sequences lie in one Crassostrea angulata isolate pt1a10 chromosome 10, ASM2561291v2, whole genome shotgun sequence genomic window:
- the LOC128165187 gene encoding uncharacterized protein LOC128165187: MGLLQSCFAKNNKVGVMKEEAEVYEKVRRAMVTEDVTEKKGGLAFGLTFVSEEEPKMPPRRLTELKKEDFEKWRDDQEKVQSQKQKLAQQRREEALIQKKIEVAHKEMERLEKYVNLSVQ, translated from the exons ATGGGGCTGCTGCAGAGTTGTTTTGCGAAAAATAACAAGGTGGGAGTGATGAAGGAGGAGGCGGAGGTGTACGAGAAGGTGCGCCGTGCAATGGTCACTGAGGACGTGACGGAGAAGAAGGGTGGGCTGGCCTTCGGTCTGACGTTTGTCTCCGAGGAGGAGCCAAAGATGCCACCACGCAGATTGACAGAGCTCAAAAAAGAGGATTTTGAAAAATGGAGGG ACGATCAGGAAAAGGTCCAGTCCCAAAAGCAGAAGCTGGCTCAGCAGAGAAGGGAAGAGGCCCTCATCCAGAAGAAGATCGAAGTCGCCCATAAAGAGATGGAGAGGCTGGAGAAATATGTCAATCTCAGCGTCCAATAA
- the LOC128165186 gene encoding hippocampus abundant transcript 1 protein-like, with protein MNFSMGRKKRVVGKIIWGPRKSHMKENGMDPSQGQASVYHALIVIFLEFFAWGLLTSPIIDVLNNTFANHTFLMNGLIQGVKGLLSFLSAPLVGAMSDTLGRKPFLLITVSFTCAPIPLMKISPMWYFAMLSISGIFAVTFSVVFAYVADITTDEDRGQAYGLVSATFAASLVTSPALGAYLGKVYSDNFVIWLATAIAVLDVLFILVMVPESLPDKLRTANWGSQISWEKADPLGALKKLGHDKLILLLCVAVLLSYLPEAGEYSCFFVYLRLVMMFSASEVASYIAMVGVLSVVAQTLILALLMKYVGHKGAIMFGLVFEIVQLACFGFGSQTWVMWMAGCIAAMSSVTYPAISAFASSHASADQQGVAQGIITGIRGLCNGLGPALFGFIFYLFHVDLNETSDTQSDVNSSENNTYHQISSAIQSVVPGPPFAFGAILVIMALLVAVFMPENPHGTIHIGKSKVRRRNSLTLQAFGLDNGSIEDQSPLISDADQNP; from the exons ATGAATTTTAGTATGGGTAGAAAGAAACGCGTGGTTGGGAAAATAATATGGGGCCCCCGGAAAAGTCACATGAAAGAGAATGGAATG GACCCCAGTCAGGGGCAGGCCAGTGTGTACCACGCCCTGATTGTCATCTTCCTGGAGTTCTTTGCCTGGGGACTGCTCACCTCTCCAATCATCGAT gtaTTGAATAACACATTTGCCAATCACACTTTTCTTATGAATGGGCTAATACAAGGAGTAAAG GGATTGCTGTCCTTTCTGAGTGCCCCTCTGGTAGGGGCTATGTCTGATACACTGGGGAGAAAGCCATTTCTTCTAATTACTGTCTCATTCACATGTGCACCCATACCACTGATGAAAATCAGTCCCAT GTGGTATTTTGCCATGCTTTCTATATCGGGTATATTTGCTGTCACCTTTAGCGTAGTTTTTGCTTATGTTGCTGATATCACTACAGACGAAGACCGAGGTCAAGCCTATGGACTG GTGTCGGCTACGTTTGCAGCCAGTTTAGTGACTAGTCCTGCATTAGGTGCCTACTTAGGAAAAGTGTACAGTGACAATTTTGTGATATGGCTGGCTACAGCTATCGCAGTGTTAGATGTTCTGTTTATATTAGTGATGGTCCCAGAGTCTCTTCCAGATAAACTGCGCACAGCAAACTGGGGATCTCAGATCTCTTGGGAGAAAGCAGACCCATTAGGG GCATTAAAGAAATTAGGTCATGACAAGTTAATACTATTGCTGTGTGTAGCAGTTCTACTGTCCTACCTACCAGAGGCGGGGGAGTACTCATGTTTCTTTGTTTACCTGAGATTA GTTATGATGTTCTCTGCATCAGAAGTTGCCTCTTATATAGCCATGGTTGGAGTTTTGTCAGTTGTTGCTCAA accCTTATCTTAGCTTTGTTGATGAAGTATGTGGGACACAAAGGTGCCATCATGTTTGGCCTTGTATTTGAAATTGTCCAGCTGGCTTGCTTCGGATTTGGATCGCAGACATG GGTGATGTGGATGGCTGGTTGTATTGCTGCCATGTCAAGCGTAACGTATCCCGCCATCAGTGCATTTGCATCTTCCCACGCTAGTGCAGACCAGCAAG GAGTTGCCCAGGGCATCATCACGGGTATTAGGGGACTGTGTAATGGTCTGGGACCTGCTCTCTTCGGTTTCATTTTCTATCTGTTTCATGTGGATCTTAATGAAACTTCAGACACACAGAGTGATGTTAATTCTTCAGAAAATAACACATACCATCAGATTTCCTCTGCAATACAG AGTGTTGTCCCGGGGCCCCCGTTTGCTTTTGGTGCTATTCTAGTCATCATGGCCCTGTTAGTAGCTGTCTTCATGCCAGAAAATCCTCATGGCACTATTCACATTGGCAAATCAAAAGTCAGGAGAAGAAACTCCCTAACACTGCAAGCGTTTGGTCTAGACAATG GCTCAATAGAAGACCAGTCTCCCCTAATCAGTGATGCAGATCAAAATCCATAG